Proteins from one Malaya genurostris strain Urasoe2022 chromosome 2, Malgen_1.1, whole genome shotgun sequence genomic window:
- the LOC131431112 gene encoding uncharacterized protein LOC131431112, translating into MSWVRPEQPTIPTVWYTFQAKNVDSDRLVNYRVEDLTEDRYEDVVRHMSEHFLTDEPLCQSKNVFEDEVAKAEMLAFWWWCLAGKMTIVCFREGSDEIVGVNLLYVKGTEKPAVINSKNEKILSLVTTNRYSTEQFKVCERYGVERYLTAYGLAIDRRYRGRGIATEMLKARVPICRAFGIKVTSTNFTAHASQIAASKAGFKVDFEMTFDDFAKMGPRYSFPGIKSKSVKLMSLKID; encoded by the exons ATGAGCTGGGTAAGACCCGAGCAACCGACGATTCCTACCGTTTGGTACACATTCCAGGCGAAAAACGTCGACAGTGACCGGTTAGTGAATTATCGTGTTGAGGATCTAACCGAGGATCGCTATGAAGACGTGGTTAGGCATATGTCTGAACATTTCCTGACAGACGAACCACTGTGCCAAagtaaaaatgtttttgaagATGAAGTGGCAAAGGCGGAAATGCTAGCTTTCTGGTGGTGGTGCCTCGCCGGAAAGATGACCATCGTATGCTTCCGGGAAGGATCGGACGAGATTGTCGGGGTGAATCTGCTGTATGTCAAGGGAACTGAAAAGCCCGCAGTCATAAAC TCAAAAAACGAGAAAATCCTGTCTCTTGTAACTACTAACAGGTACTCAACGGAACAATTCAAAGTGTGTGAACGATATGGCGTTGAGCGGTACCTGACTGCGTATGGATTGGCCATTGACCGGCGTTATCGAGGACGAGGCATCGCAACAGAAATGCTTAAGGCCCGTGTCCCCATTTGCCGGGCGTTTGGTATCAAGGTGACTTCAACCAACTTTACGGCCCATGCTTCTCAGATCGCAGCATCCAAAGCAGGATTCAAGGTGGACTTCGAAATGAC GTTCGATGACTTTGCAAAAATGGGCCCAAGATACTCTTTTCCTGGTATTAAATCCAAAAGCGTAAAACTCATGAGCTTGAAAATTGATTAA